A region from the Pseudomonas cucumis genome encodes:
- a CDS encoding PqiB family protein — MKSQATDGPQAPGQASIKTRRFSVSLVWIVPIVAVLVGISLVIHSVMQEGPTITVTFKTGSGLTANKTEVKYRNVVIGHVSEVKLSNDQKSVNATIKLDKQAESFTREDSQFWVVRPRIGAGGVSGIDTLLSGDYIGADIGVANARSKHFTGLENPPPITYGEPGKRFMLHTQDLGSLDIGSPVYYRKIPVGQVVAYALDADGKGVNIEIFVHSPNDAFVTENTRFWNASGIDVSVGANGFAVKTESLSSLLVGGIAFRAPEYSPNDQPASENKAFDLFEDQHTALAPPYGKGQYLSLRFDQALRGLKVDAPVEFLGIEFGKVVSVNLDFDAKKRSFPVNVGIVIYPQRLGQAHAKMLKALNHDPNDEAASIKLMGSFIDNGLRAQARSGNLLTGQLYIALDFYPNAEKVVFDPAARPVVIPTIPGSLEQLQEKLESMVNKINQLPIERIAGNLDSNLVELRKGLVQFNARTLPGVQTTLADVSKTLQSASSTLAEDSPQREQLTQTLDELGRMSRSLRELSDYLGRHPESLIRGRPDNAAPMDMKAPPRN; from the coding sequence ATGAAGTCGCAAGCCACTGATGGGCCGCAAGCCCCCGGCCAGGCCAGTATCAAGACCCGTCGCTTCAGCGTTTCGCTGGTATGGATCGTGCCGATCGTTGCGGTGCTGGTGGGGATCTCCCTGGTGATTCACAGCGTGATGCAGGAAGGTCCGACCATTACCGTCACCTTCAAAACCGGTAGCGGCCTTACGGCCAACAAGACCGAGGTCAAGTATCGAAACGTGGTCATCGGCCATGTCTCGGAAGTAAAGCTGAGCAACGACCAGAAGAGCGTCAACGCCACGATCAAACTCGACAAACAGGCTGAAAGCTTCACCCGCGAAGATTCGCAATTCTGGGTCGTGCGACCGCGCATTGGTGCTGGTGGCGTCTCGGGCATCGATACGCTGCTGTCAGGCGATTACATAGGCGCCGATATCGGCGTGGCCAATGCCCGATCCAAACACTTCACGGGCCTGGAAAACCCGCCGCCCATTACCTATGGCGAACCGGGCAAACGCTTCATGCTGCACACCCAGGACCTCGGATCGCTGGATATCGGCTCCCCCGTTTACTACCGCAAGATCCCGGTCGGGCAAGTGGTGGCCTATGCGCTGGATGCAGATGGCAAAGGGGTGAACATCGAAATTTTCGTACATTCGCCCAATGACGCCTTCGTCACGGAGAACACCCGGTTCTGGAACGCCAGTGGTATCGATGTGAGCGTCGGGGCCAATGGTTTTGCGGTGAAGACTGAATCCCTCTCGTCCCTATTGGTGGGCGGCATCGCGTTTCGCGCGCCGGAATACAGCCCCAATGATCAGCCGGCCAGCGAGAATAAAGCCTTCGACCTGTTCGAAGACCAGCATACCGCCCTCGCTCCTCCCTATGGCAAGGGCCAGTACCTGAGTTTGCGCTTCGATCAGGCCTTGCGCGGGCTGAAGGTCGACGCGCCGGTGGAATTCCTCGGCATCGAATTTGGCAAAGTCGTCTCGGTCAATCTGGATTTCGACGCGAAAAAACGCAGCTTTCCAGTCAATGTCGGCATCGTGATCTACCCACAACGACTCGGCCAGGCCCATGCCAAGATGCTTAAGGCCTTGAATCATGATCCCAATGATGAAGCCGCCAGTATCAAGCTGATGGGCAGTTTCATCGACAACGGCCTGCGCGCTCAGGCCCGTAGCGGCAATCTGTTGACCGGTCAGCTTTACATCGCACTCGACTTCTACCCCAACGCGGAGAAAGTCGTGTTCGATCCTGCCGCCCGTCCTGTCGTCATTCCCACCATTCCTGGCAGCCTCGAACAGTTGCAGGAGAAACTGGAGAGCATGGTCAACAAAATCAACCAGCTGCCCATCGAACGTATTGCCGGCAATCTCGACAGCAACCTCGTCGAACTGCGCAAAGGGCTCGTGCAGTTCAATGCCAGGACCCTGCCCGGTGTGCAGACCACCCTGGCGGACGTCAGCAAGACCTTGCAATCGGCCAGTTCGACCCTGGCCGAGGATTCGCCGCAACGAGAACAGTTGACTCAGACCCTGGACGAACTCGGGCGCATGTCTCGCTCATTGCGTGAGCTCTCGGACTACCTGGGCCGGCATCCGGAATCACTGATTCGCGGCCGTCCCGACAATGCCGCACCGATGGATATGAAGGCGCCCCCGCGCAACTGA
- a CDS encoding DUF2955 domain-containing protein, whose product MPIKGVPAQRTPRVQRALRLATGTALCLAISFGLALPIPFISPVLAVLLLASLNRPLPFKAALVLAVAAMLTTGIGLLLIPVLRYYPFCGVLLIGVSLFLAFGFGLRGGNTLIMTFLIIGLTMISSAGVAEFDLAMMVIGALVKGLILAVIVVAISHWLFPDPANAPSPPAASTLPAQEVSRVALRATLIVIPAFLLALIDPASYLPIILKAVSLGQQSSTTTARSAGHELLGSTLMGGLLAIVFWCALSLFVHLWMFFLWMLLFGLLLARKLYALSPTRQTPGFWLNSLVTLIILLGQSVQDSLAGKDVYTAFVVRMGLFIALTLYALLMVHLLDRRQRNPGVTQAHGVT is encoded by the coding sequence ATGCCTATTAAGGGCGTGCCTGCTCAGCGCACGCCTCGTGTCCAGCGGGCGTTGCGCCTGGCCACCGGCACGGCGCTATGCCTGGCCATCAGCTTCGGCCTGGCGCTGCCGATCCCCTTTATTTCGCCAGTGCTCGCCGTGTTGTTACTGGCCTCGCTCAATCGGCCTTTGCCGTTCAAGGCCGCACTGGTGCTTGCGGTGGCTGCGATGCTGACCACCGGCATCGGCCTGTTGCTGATCCCTGTCCTGCGTTATTACCCCTTCTGCGGTGTGCTGCTGATTGGAGTCAGTCTGTTCCTGGCGTTTGGCTTTGGCCTGCGCGGCGGCAATACCTTGATCATGACCTTCCTGATCATTGGTCTGACCATGATTTCATCGGCCGGTGTCGCCGAGTTCGATCTGGCAATGATGGTCATCGGCGCCTTGGTCAAGGGCTTGATCCTCGCCGTCATCGTCGTGGCGATCAGTCACTGGCTGTTTCCTGATCCCGCCAATGCACCCTCCCCACCCGCCGCCAGCACACTGCCGGCGCAAGAGGTGAGCAGGGTTGCGTTGCGTGCGACCCTGATTGTCATACCGGCGTTCCTGTTGGCACTGATTGACCCGGCGAGCTATCTGCCGATCATTTTGAAAGCGGTCAGTCTTGGCCAGCAGAGTTCGACGACAACGGCGCGTAGCGCTGGTCACGAACTGCTCGGTTCGACCTTGATGGGCGGGCTGTTGGCCATTGTGTTCTGGTGCGCGCTCAGCCTGTTTGTGCACCTGTGGATGTTCTTCCTGTGGATGCTCCTGTTCGGCTTGCTGTTGGCGCGCAAGCTCTATGCCCTGAGCCCGACCCGACAAACCCCGGGGTTCTGGCTCAACAGCCTGGTCACACTGATCATCCTGTTGGGCCAGTCGGTTCAGGACAGCCTCGCCGGGAAAGACGTCTATACCGCCTTCGTCGTGCGCATGGGATTGTTTATCGCCCTCACGCTCTATGCCTTGCTGATGGTTCATCTACTGGATCGGCGGCAGCGCAACCCAGGCGTCACTCAGGCTCACGGGGTTACCTGA
- a CDS encoding paraquat-inducible protein A: protein MNRPPLASELNLCLCHSCGLACDITDNPHECPRCGAPLHARKANSLARTWAYLLASLVFYIPANLLPVMNTSLFGSGSDSTIMSGVLEFWAHGAWDIALIIFIASIAVPGVKFVALSLLLITVQRGSLWARKERSQLYRFVELIGYWSMLDVIVVALVAALVKFQALGDIQPRVGILFFGLVVVFTMLSAMSFDPRLIWDKGPEKPQNEEVMDEVASH from the coding sequence ATGAACAGGCCACCGCTCGCCAGCGAACTCAACCTGTGCCTATGCCATAGCTGCGGCCTGGCCTGTGACATAACCGACAACCCTCACGAATGCCCACGCTGTGGCGCGCCCCTGCATGCCCGCAAAGCCAACTCATTAGCTCGCACTTGGGCCTACTTGCTAGCCTCACTGGTGTTTTATATCCCGGCCAATCTGCTGCCGGTGATGAACACCAGTCTGTTCGGCAGCGGCTCCGACAGCACCATCATGAGCGGCGTGCTGGAGTTCTGGGCACATGGTGCCTGGGACATTGCCCTGATCATTTTCATCGCCAGCATCGCGGTGCCGGGCGTCAAGTTCGTTGCCCTCTCTCTACTGCTGATCACGGTGCAACGCGGCAGCCTGTGGGCGCGCAAGGAGCGTTCGCAGCTTTACCGTTTCGTCGAGTTGATCGGCTATTGGTCGATGCTCGACGTGATTGTGGTCGCGCTGGTCGCAGCGCTAGTGAAATTCCAGGCCCTGGGCGATATTCAACCGCGTGTGGGCATTCTGTTTTTTGGTCTGGTAGTGGTGTTCACCATGCTGTCGGCAATGAGTTTCGACCCGCGTCTGATCTGGGACAAGGGGCCGGAAAAACCACAAAACGAGGAGGTCATGGATGAAGTCGCAAGCCACTGA
- a CDS encoding NAD(P)/FAD-dependent oxidoreductase — protein MNQYDTEHAHSYYAASANSLAPYPVLACDLKADVCVVGGGFTGVNTAIELAQRGLSVILLEGRRIGWGASGRNGGQLIRGIGHDVEGFARYVGQDGVRYLERAGIESVELVGNRIREHGIDCDLRWGFCELANTPAQFAAFKTEQQSLAELGYTHETRLVGPEQIRQQVVGSDVYAGGLIDMGSGHLHPLNLVLGEARVAESLGVRIFEQSPVLELIHGSTVQVRCAGGTVRAGSLVLACNAHLEELEPRLSGKVLPAGSYIIATEPLAPEVAAQLIPQNLALCDQKVGLDYYRLSADRRLLFGGACHYSGRDPADIGAYMRPKMLKVFPQLAHVRIDYQWGGMIGITANRFPQAGRLSQYPNVFYAQGYSGHGLNVTHWCARLLAEAIHAGHSQGLDVFSAVPHMTFPGGKVLRSPLLALGMFWYRLRELLG, from the coding sequence ATGAATCAGTACGATACCGAACACGCTCATTCTTATTACGCCGCGTCGGCCAACAGCCTGGCGCCCTACCCCGTGCTGGCTTGCGACCTCAAGGCCGATGTCTGCGTGGTGGGCGGCGGTTTTACCGGCGTCAACACCGCGATCGAACTGGCGCAGCGCGGGCTCTCGGTCATTCTGCTGGAAGGCCGGCGGATCGGCTGGGGCGCCAGCGGGCGTAATGGCGGGCAGCTGATCCGCGGCATTGGCCATGACGTCGAAGGTTTCGCCCGATATGTCGGTCAGGACGGCGTGCGCTATTTGGAGCGTGCGGGCATCGAGTCAGTGGAGCTGGTGGGCAACCGCATCCGCGAGCATGGGATCGATTGCGACCTGCGCTGGGGCTTCTGCGAGCTGGCCAACACCCCGGCGCAGTTCGCCGCGTTCAAGACTGAACAGCAAAGCCTCGCCGAACTGGGTTACACCCATGAAACCCGACTTGTCGGCCCCGAGCAGATCCGCCAGCAAGTGGTGGGCTCCGATGTTTATGCCGGCGGCCTGATCGACATGGGTTCGGGTCATTTGCATCCGCTGAATCTGGTGCTTGGCGAAGCGCGTGTGGCCGAATCCCTCGGGGTGCGAATATTCGAACAGAGCCCGGTGCTGGAGTTGATCCACGGCAGCACCGTGCAGGTTCGCTGCGCCGGCGGCACGGTACGCGCCGGCAGTCTGGTGCTGGCCTGCAACGCGCACTTGGAAGAACTCGAACCACGCCTGAGCGGCAAGGTTTTACCGGCAGGCAGTTACATCATCGCTACCGAACCTTTGGCACCTGAGGTTGCTGCGCAATTGATCCCGCAGAACCTGGCGCTGTGCGACCAGAAGGTAGGCCTCGATTACTACCGGCTCTCGGCGGATCGACGCTTGTTGTTCGGCGGTGCCTGCCATTATTCCGGGCGTGATCCGGCGGACATCGGCGCTTATATGCGGCCGAAAATGCTCAAAGTCTTCCCGCAGTTGGCGCACGTGCGCATCGATTATCAATGGGGCGGCATGATCGGCATCACCGCCAACCGCTTTCCCCAGGCCGGACGCTTGAGCCAGTACCCGAACGTGTTCTACGCCCAGGGCTATTCCGGTCATGGGCTGAACGTGACCCATTGGTGTGCACGGTTGCTGGCTGAAGCGATTCATGCCGGGCACAGCCAGGGGCTGGACGTTTTCAGCGCCGTGCCGCACATGACCTTCCCCGGTGGAAAAGTCTTGCGTTCACCGCTGCTGGCCCTTGGCATGTTCTGGTATCGCCTGCGCGAATTGCTCGGCTGA
- a CDS encoding paraquat-inducible protein A produces the protein MATTDQLIICEHCDCVYEKVTLAKHQKALCTRCGGVLQRYNGLSVQQRLALSFTAAVLWIFANFYPVMSISLKGLKNSATLWDSVVALSQGPITFIALVAAISIIIAPVFQLLLLIWVLSFALTSRRSPGFKLCMRWLETLRPWSMLEVCLLGAMVAVFKLAGMLDVLPGIGLFSLAVLSLLLIRIAGRDVRELWDIL, from the coding sequence ATGGCTACGACTGACCAACTGATCATCTGCGAGCACTGCGACTGCGTGTATGAAAAAGTCACGCTCGCCAAACATCAAAAAGCCCTCTGCACACGCTGCGGCGGGGTGCTCCAGCGTTACAACGGTTTGTCGGTGCAACAGCGCCTGGCGCTGAGCTTCACCGCAGCGGTGCTATGGATTTTCGCCAATTTCTATCCGGTCATGAGCATCAGCCTCAAAGGCCTGAAGAACAGTGCGACGCTTTGGGATTCGGTTGTGGCGTTGAGTCAGGGGCCGATCACGTTTATTGCGCTCGTGGCGGCGATCTCCATCATTATCGCGCCGGTGTTCCAGTTGCTCCTGCTGATCTGGGTGTTGAGCTTCGCCCTCACCTCTCGACGTTCACCCGGCTTCAAGCTGTGCATGCGCTGGCTGGAAACCCTCAGGCCGTGGAGCATGCTGGAAGTCTGTCTGCTAGGCGCAATGGTTGCAGTGTTCAAACTCGCCGGGATGCTGGATGTACTGCCCGGCATTGGCCTGTTTTCCCTCGCCGTTCTCAGCCTGTTGCTGATCCGCATCGCCGGGCGCGATGTCCGTGAATTGTGGGACATCCTATGA
- a CDS encoding polyamine ABC transporter substrate-binding protein translates to MRLLKSVVPVSLALLFSATAQAQPSVSVYNWTDYIGETTLADFQAKTGTKVIYDVFDSNETLEGKLLAGRTGYDVVVPSNHFLARQVKAGAFLKLDRSQLPNWKNLDPKLLALLEKNDPGNEHSVPYLWGTNGIGYNVDKVKQVLGIDRIDSWAVFFEPENLKKLSQCGVSMMDSADEVFPAVLNYMGMDPRSENPADFKKAEAKLMTIRPYITYFHSSKYVSDLANGDICVAFGYSGDVFQAANRAKEAKNGVNIAYSIPKEGSNLWFDLLAIPADASNPKEAHSFVNNLLDPQVIAKVSASVGYANPNPAAKQYMDPELVNNPEVYPPQEVLDKLYISTTPPQPIMRLMTRSWSKVKSNQ, encoded by the coding sequence ATGCGTCTATTGAAATCCGTGGTTCCGGTCTCGCTGGCGTTGCTGTTCAGCGCCACTGCACAAGCTCAGCCAAGTGTGAGCGTCTACAACTGGACCGATTACATCGGCGAGACCACCCTCGCCGACTTCCAGGCGAAAACCGGGACCAAAGTGATCTACGACGTATTCGACTCCAACGAAACCCTGGAGGGCAAACTACTCGCCGGCCGCACGGGTTATGACGTGGTGGTGCCCTCCAACCATTTCCTCGCGCGTCAGGTCAAGGCCGGCGCGTTTCTCAAACTGGATCGCTCGCAGTTGCCCAATTGGAAAAACCTCGACCCGAAACTGTTGGCCTTGCTGGAAAAAAACGATCCGGGCAATGAACATTCGGTGCCGTACCTGTGGGGCACCAACGGCATTGGCTACAACGTCGACAAGGTCAAGCAGGTGCTGGGCATCGATCGCATCGATTCCTGGGCGGTGTTTTTCGAACCGGAGAACCTGAAGAAGCTCAGTCAGTGCGGCGTGTCGATGATGGATTCGGCCGATGAGGTATTCCCGGCGGTCCTGAACTACATGGGTATGGACCCACGCAGCGAAAATCCCGCGGACTTTAAAAAGGCCGAAGCCAAACTGATGACCATCCGGCCTTACATCACCTATTTCCATTCGTCCAAGTACGTGTCGGACCTGGCCAATGGCGACATTTGCGTCGCGTTCGGCTATTCGGGCGATGTGTTCCAGGCGGCGAACCGTGCCAAAGAAGCGAAGAATGGCGTGAACATCGCCTACTCGATCCCGAAGGAAGGCAGCAACCTGTGGTTCGACCTGTTGGCGATTCCTGCCGACGCCAGCAACCCGAAAGAGGCCCACTCGTTCGTAAACAATCTGCTGGATCCGCAGGTGATCGCCAAGGTCAGCGCCTCGGTCGGTTATGCCAATCCGAACCCGGCGGCCAAGCAATACATGGACCCCGAGCTGGTCAATAATCCAGAGGTCTATCCTCCTCAGGAAGTCCTCGACAAGCTCTACATCTCAACCACCCCGCCCCAGCCGATCATGCGTCTGATGACCCGCTCCTGGAGCAAAGTGAAGTCCAACCAATGA
- a CDS encoding site-specific integrase, producing the protein MRYVLQDAADRLDFEDMNIDEIPWHQLQPEDVVALVATLREDGYAPNTSSLYVNAVRGVMNEAWRMSLISQEHLLKMRSVKGIAGTRLSQGRNLKRTLIRDLMEVCAADPRPQGLRDAAIIGILYGSGMRKSESVNLDLAQVDFTERSLCVTAKGNKQLIKYAPAWAFAKLDAWLELRRSQLKEGETDDPFLFNRIRRGSHITRERITKHAIYYIARQRGAQVGVKIMPHDFRRSFITRVIEEHDLSIAQKLAHHSNIQTTANYDVRDDNERRRAVDRFDL; encoded by the coding sequence ATGCGTTATGTGTTGCAGGACGCCGCCGACCGTCTGGACTTCGAAGACATGAACATCGACGAGATTCCCTGGCATCAACTGCAGCCCGAGGATGTCGTTGCACTGGTGGCGACCTTGCGCGAAGACGGTTACGCGCCGAACACCTCGTCGCTGTACGTTAACGCGGTGCGCGGGGTGATGAACGAAGCGTGGCGCATGAGCCTGATCAGTCAGGAACACCTGCTGAAAATGCGCTCGGTCAAAGGCATTGCCGGCACGCGACTGTCCCAGGGGCGCAATCTCAAGCGCACCTTGATTCGCGACTTGATGGAGGTCTGCGCCGCCGATCCACGGCCACAAGGGCTACGGGACGCGGCAATCATCGGGATTCTGTACGGTTCGGGGATGCGCAAATCGGAATCGGTGAATCTGGACCTGGCCCAAGTGGATTTCACTGAGCGCAGCCTGTGCGTCACCGCCAAGGGCAACAAACAGCTGATCAAGTACGCGCCAGCCTGGGCCTTCGCCAAACTGGATGCGTGGCTGGAGTTGCGGCGTTCGCAGTTAAAGGAGGGCGAAACGGATGATCCATTCCTGTTCAACCGCATCCGCCGTGGCAGCCACATTACCCGCGAGCGCATTACCAAGCATGCGATCTACTACATTGCCCGGCAACGCGGCGCACAGGTCGGGGTGAAAATCATGCCGCACGATTTCCGGCGGTCATTCATCACCCGAGTGATTGAAGAGCACGACCTGTCGATCGCGCAGAAACTGGCCCACCACAGCAACATCCAGACCACGGCCAATTACGACGTGCGCGACGACAATGAACGCCGTCGGGCGGTTGACCGCTTTGATTTGTGA
- a CDS encoding glutamine synthetase family protein — MNVPFDQLLTWLKDHKITEVECVVSDLTGIARGKIAPTNKFLHERGMRLPESVLLQTVTGDFVDDDIYYDLLDPADIDMVCKPVADAVYVIPWAIEPTAIVIHDTFDKFGNPIELSPRNVLKKVLKLYTDKGWKPIVAPEMEFYLTQRCEDPDLPLKAPLGRSGRAESGRQSFSIDAANEFDPLFEDVYDWCELQGLDLDTLIHEDGPAQMEINFRHGDALDLADQITVFKRTLREAALKHNVTATFMAKPIGDEPGSAMHIHQSVVDIATGQPIFADADGQMSELFLHHIGGLQKYIPKVLPMFAPNVNSFRRFLPDTSAPVNVEWGEENRTVGLRVPTSTPDAMRVENRLPGADANPYLAIAASLLCGYLGMVEKVEPSAAVQGRAYERRNLRLPITIEDALTRMEECETIERYLGSKFVRGYVAVKRAEHENFKRVISSWEREFLLLSV; from the coding sequence ATGAATGTCCCTTTCGATCAGCTGCTCACGTGGCTGAAAGATCACAAGATTACCGAGGTCGAGTGTGTGGTCAGCGACTTGACCGGCATTGCTCGCGGCAAGATTGCACCCACCAACAAGTTCCTGCATGAGCGAGGCATGCGCCTGCCGGAAAGTGTGCTGTTGCAAACGGTAACCGGGGACTTTGTCGACGACGACATCTACTACGACCTGCTCGACCCGGCCGACATCGACATGGTCTGCAAGCCCGTCGCCGACGCGGTTTACGTCATTCCATGGGCCATCGAGCCGACCGCCATCGTGATCCATGACACGTTCGACAAGTTCGGCAATCCCATCGAACTGTCGCCACGCAACGTGCTGAAAAAAGTCCTGAAACTCTACACCGACAAAGGCTGGAAGCCGATTGTCGCGCCGGAAATGGAGTTCTACCTGACCCAGCGCTGCGAAGACCCGGACTTGCCGCTCAAGGCGCCACTGGGACGCTCGGGCCGTGCGGAAAGCGGTCGTCAGTCGTTTTCCATCGACGCCGCCAACGAGTTCGATCCACTGTTTGAAGACGTCTACGACTGGTGCGAACTCCAGGGCCTGGACCTCGACACGCTGATCCATGAAGACGGCCCGGCGCAGATGGAAATCAACTTCCGTCACGGCGATGCGCTGGACCTGGCGGACCAGATCACTGTGTTCAAACGCACCCTGCGCGAAGCGGCACTCAAGCACAACGTCACCGCGACCTTCATGGCCAAACCCATTGGTGACGAACCCGGCAGTGCCATGCATATCCATCAAAGCGTGGTGGACATTGCCACCGGCCAGCCGATTTTCGCCGATGCCGACGGGCAGATGAGCGAGTTGTTCCTGCACCACATCGGCGGCTTGCAAAAGTACATTCCCAAAGTACTGCCGATGTTCGCGCCCAACGTCAATTCGTTCCGCCGCTTCCTGCCCGACACCTCGGCACCGGTCAACGTTGAATGGGGCGAAGAAAACCGCACCGTCGGCCTGCGCGTGCCGACCTCGACGCCGGATGCCATGCGCGTGGAAAACCGCTTGCCGGGCGCTGATGCCAACCCATATCTGGCGATTGCCGCGAGCCTGTTGTGCGGTTATCTGGGCATGGTCGAAAAGGTCGAACCGAGCGCCGCGGTGCAGGGGCGTGCCTACGAGCGACGCAATCTGCGCCTGCCGATCACCATCGAAGACGCACTGACCCGCATGGAAGAGTGCGAAACCATCGAGCGCTATCTGGGCAGCAAATTCGTCCGGGGTTACGTCGCAGTCAAGCGTGCCGAACACGAAAACTTCAAGCGCGTGATCAGCTCCTGGGAGCGCGAGTTCCTGCTGCTCAGCGTCTAA
- a CDS encoding PqiC family protein, with the protein MAIPLKISLVTALLLLTACRSDPIQFHTLTPAQLSGASSSGAEIQIEGITVPPQVDRPQIVIRQGNSGVAILETEWWAASLVDELRSALVDQLVNGNLQRRVSLRLDVQRFDSIPGQYALIDVKWRLRSLGAGDTALITCRSTLQTPSGVSIDDLVVAHQNNVKRLAALINQAISAQKGCPSAS; encoded by the coding sequence ATGGCTATCCCACTGAAGATCTCTCTGGTCACTGCACTGTTACTGCTCACCGCTTGTCGCAGCGACCCGATTCAGTTTCACACCCTGACCCCTGCCCAATTGAGTGGAGCAAGCAGCAGCGGCGCGGAGATCCAGATCGAGGGCATCACGGTGCCGCCCCAGGTCGACCGTCCGCAGATTGTCATTCGCCAGGGCAACAGTGGCGTGGCGATCCTCGAAACCGAATGGTGGGCGGCGAGCCTGGTGGACGAGTTGCGCAGCGCCCTGGTCGATCAACTGGTCAACGGCAACCTGCAACGCAGAGTGTCGTTGCGCCTGGACGTGCAGCGCTTTGATTCGATTCCCGGTCAATACGCCTTGATCGACGTCAAATGGCGCCTGCGCAGTCTCGGCGCCGGCGATACCGCACTGATCACCTGTCGCAGCACCTTGCAGACCCCTTCCGGCGTGAGCATCGATGATCTGGTGGTGGCCCATCAGAACAATGTGAAGCGGTTAGCCGCGCTGATCAATCAGGCGATCAGCGCGCAAAAAGGGTGTCCTTCGGCGTCCTGA
- a CDS encoding helix-turn-helix domain-containing protein, whose translation MTACNPLQVQAFNTADVAEQIRATPGWVQHYQQMSPGHFAGRVRYLDLQGVEIYEEQMNTRVEQNFSAPDGALAFCFDRNDNSLYVLNGESRNIWITPENYQEIAVVFGPQFVQRHGLDVARLEGLFMSPLNSGQNALFSRWLSGTLTRLTQTLDPPSKEALTQQLLEDCLYILDNACVCLDRAGLQRRAEERTIMKRVAEWAADTPEETLNLLELSQVAGVSLRQLQHAFKAYTGMTPTHWLRLRRLNSARRELLRRTAGETTVAQVAMNWSFWHLGRFSSSYRALFQELPSQTLTRKHSGPCRRSS comes from the coding sequence ATGACAGCGTGTAATCCGTTACAGGTTCAAGCGTTCAACACCGCCGACGTGGCCGAGCAAATCCGCGCCACGCCGGGTTGGGTGCAGCACTATCAGCAGATGTCTCCGGGACATTTCGCCGGGCGGGTGCGCTATCTGGATTTGCAGGGCGTAGAGATTTACGAGGAACAGATGAACACCCGCGTCGAGCAGAATTTCAGCGCCCCCGATGGCGCGCTGGCGTTCTGTTTCGATCGCAACGACAACTCGCTGTACGTGTTGAACGGTGAAAGCCGCAACATCTGGATCACTCCGGAGAACTACCAGGAAATCGCCGTGGTGTTCGGTCCACAATTCGTTCAGCGGCATGGGCTGGATGTGGCGCGGCTCGAAGGCTTGTTCATGTCGCCGCTCAACTCAGGCCAGAACGCGCTGTTCAGCCGCTGGTTGAGCGGAACGTTGACGCGGTTGACGCAGACGCTGGATCCGCCGAGCAAGGAAGCGTTGACCCAGCAACTATTAGAGGACTGTTTGTACATCCTCGATAACGCCTGTGTGTGCCTTGATCGCGCAGGTTTGCAGCGTCGGGCGGAAGAGCGAACGATCATGAAGCGCGTCGCCGAATGGGCCGCCGATACACCGGAAGAAACCCTCAATTTGCTGGAGCTGTCCCAGGTAGCCGGGGTTTCGCTGCGTCAGTTGCAGCATGCGTTCAAGGCGTATACCGGAATGACCCCCACGCATTGGTTGCGCTTGCGTCGGCTCAACAGCGCGCGCCGCGAATTGCTCAGGCGAACGGCTGGGGAGACGACGGTCGCGCAAGTGGCGATGAATTGGTCGTTCTGGCATTTAGGACGGTTTTCCAGCAGTTACCGGGCGTTGTTCCAGGAACTTCCCAGCCAAACGCTGACCCGCAAACACAGTGGACCGTGTCGGAGGTCATCATGA
- the arnE gene encoding 4-amino-4-deoxy-L-arabinose-phosphoundecaprenol flippase subunit ArnE has protein sequence MSLLLVLAACLLTCLGQIAQKYAVESWRGKASGWGEKLRSPWLWLALASLGVGLLVWLLVLQRLEVGVAYPMLSLNFVLITLVARFVFHEPVDRRHWLGVALVIAGVALLGQHA, from the coding sequence ATGAGCCTGCTGCTCGTATTGGCTGCCTGCCTGCTGACCTGCCTGGGCCAGATCGCCCAGAAGTACGCCGTGGAAAGTTGGCGCGGCAAGGCGTCGGGCTGGGGCGAGAAACTGCGTTCGCCGTGGCTGTGGCTGGCGCTCGCTTCTCTGGGAGTGGGCTTGCTGGTCTGGCTGCTGGTGTTGCAGCGCCTCGAAGTCGGCGTCGCCTATCCCATGCTCAGCCTGAACTTCGTATTGATCACACTGGTCGCCCGCTTCGTCTTTCACGAACCCGTCGACCGCCGTCACTGGCTGGGCGTGGCGCTGGTGATCGCTGGCGTGGCGCTGCTGGGGCAACACGCATGA